Proteins from one Sarcophilus harrisii chromosome 2, mSarHar1.11, whole genome shotgun sequence genomic window:
- the LOC100930829 gene encoding RNA-binding protein 12 isoform X1, with product MAVVIRLQGLPIVAGTMDIRHFFSGLTIPDGGVHIVGGELGEAFIVFATDEDARLGMMRTGGTIKGSKVTLLLSSKTEMQNMIELSRRRFETANLDMPPANASRSGPPPSSGMSGRVNLPTTVPNFNNPSPSVVTAATSVHESNKNIPTFSTANIGTAPPNIGASFGSPTFSSTLPSTASSMSTVPPPPIPPIPAMPSLPPMPSIPPIPVPPPVPTLPPVPPVPPIPPVPPVPPMSPMPPLSGMPPLNPPPVAPIPTGMNGSGAALNLNSNLNPMFLGPLNPVNPIQMNSQSSLKPLPINPDDLYVSVHGMPFSAMETDVKDFFHGLRVDAVHLLKDHVGRNNGNGLVKFFSPQDTFEALKRNRMLMIQRYVEVSPATERQWVAAGGHITFKQSMGPSGQTHPPPQTLVRSKSPSGQKRSRSRSPHEPGFCVYLKGLPFEAENKHVIDFFKKLDIVEDSIYIAYGPNGKATGEGFVEFRSESDYKAALCRHKQYMGNRFIQVHPITKKGMLEKIDMIRKRLQNFSYDQREIILNTEGDSSPKLCAHISNIPFNITKMDILQFLEEIPVDENAVHILVDNTGQGLGQALVQFKTEDDAHKAERLHRKKLNGREALLHVITLEDMREIEKNPPSQVKKGLKIPLPGNATVPGMPNAGGDEHAFLTVGSKEANNGPPFNFPSNFSGSNAFGPPLPPPGLGGAFGDARPGIPSVGNSGLPGLGIDVQGFGSGPNNLSGPSAFGGAPQNFGNGPGTLSGPPSFGGGPPGLGSAAGHLSGPPNFGPGPGALHIGGPPGFGTTSGKPGPTVIKVQNMPFTVSVDEILDFFYGYQVIPGSVCLKYNEKGMPTGEAMVAFESRDEAMAAVVDLNDRPIGSRKVKLVLG from the coding sequence ATGGCTGTGGTCATCCGTTTGCAAGGTCTCCCAATTGTGGCGGGGACCATGGACATTCGCCACTTCTTCTCTGGATTGACCATTCCTGATGGGGGCGTGCATATTGTAGGGGGTGAACTGGGTGAGGCTTTCATCGTTTTTGCCACTGATGAAGATGCAAGGCTTGGTATGATGCGCACAGGTGGTACTATTAAAGGGTCAAAAGTAACACTATTGTTGAGTAGTAAAACTGAAATGCAAAATATGATTGAACTCAGTCGTAGACGTTTTGAAACTGCCAACTTAGATATGCCACCAGCAAATGCTAGCCGGTCAGGCCCGCCTCCTAGTTCAGGCATGAGTGGCAGGGTAAATTTACCCACCACAGTTCCCAATTTTAATAATCCTTCTCCCAGTGTGGTTACTGCAGCCACGTCTGTGCATGAAAGTAACAAAAACATCCCTACATTTTCCACAGCCAACATAGGAACAGCTCCTCCAAATATCGGGGCTTCCTTTGGGAGCCCAACATTTAGTTCAACTTTACCTAGCACAGCGTCCTCCATGAGCACAGTCCCACCTCCCCCAATTCCTCCAATACCAGCAATGCCCTCCTTGCCTCCAATGCCATCTATTCCTCCGATACCTGTTCCTCCTCCTGTACCTACACTGCCTCCTGTGCCTCCCGTACCCCCGATACCTCCTGTTCCTCCAGTGCCACCCATGAGCCCTATGCCACCTCTGTCAGGAATGCCTCCTTTGAATCCACCACCAGTGGCACCCATACCTACTGGGATGAATGGATCTGGAGCAGCACTGAATCTGAACAGTAACCTGAACCCAATGTTTTTGGGTCCTTTGAATCCTGTTAATCCTATTCAAATGAACTCTCAAAGTAGTCTGAAGCCACTTCCCATCAACCCTGATGATCTGTATGTCAGTGTCCATGGGATGCCCTTTTCTGCAATGGAAACTGATGTCAAAGACTTTTTCCATGGGCTTCGTGTAGATGCAGTGCATTTGTTGAAAGATCATGTAGGCCGAAATAATGGGAATGGATTAGTTAAGTTTTTCTCCCCTCAAGATACATTTGAAGCACTGAAAAGAAACAGAATGCTGATGATTCAACGCTATGTTGAAGTCAGCCCGGCCACAGAAAGACAGTGGGTAGCTGCTGGAGGCCATATCACTTTCAAGCAAAGCATGGGACCTTCTGGACAGACACACCCCCCTCCTCAGACACTCGTCAGGTCAAAGTCGCCTAGTGGGCAGAAAAGGTCAAGATCGAGATCTCCACATGAGCCTGGtttttgtgtgtatttgaaaGGTCTACCCTTTGAAGCAGAAAACAAACATGttattgatttctttaaaaagctaGATATTGTGGAAGATAGTATTTATATTGCTTATGGACCCAATGGGAAAGCAACAGGTGAAGGTTTTGTAGAATTCAGGAGCGAGTCTGATTACAAGGCAGCTTTGTGTCGTCATAAGCAATACATGGGGAATCGCTTTATTCAGGTTCACCCAATAACTAAAAAGGGAATGTTAGAAAAGATAGACATGATTCGGAAGAGGTTACAGAACTTCAGTTATGATCAGAGAGAGATTATTTTAAATACTGAGGGAGATAGTTCACCAAAATTATGTGCACATATATCAAATATTCCATTCAACATTACCAAGATGGATATTCtacagttcttagaggaaattccAGTGGATGAAAATGCTGTACATATTCTTGTTGATAACACTGGGCAAGGGTTAGGACAAGCATTGGTTCAGTTTAAAACTGAAGATGATGCACATAAAGCTGAACGCTTACACCGTAAAAAACTTAATGGGAGAGAAGCTTTATTGCATGTAATTACCTTAGAGGACATgagggaaattgaaaaaaatcctcCATCTCAAgtgaaaaaaggattaaaaattccATTGCCAGGTAATGCCACAGTGCCAGGAATGCCAAATGCTGGAGGTGATGAGCATGCTTTCCTGACTGTAGGCTCAAAAGAAGCAAACAATGGGCCTCCATTTAATTTTCCCAGTAACTTTAGTGGGTCAAATGCCTTTGGCCCACCACTTCCACCACCAGGATTAGGAGGGGCCTTTGGAGATGCCCGACCTGGAATACCTTCTGTTGGAAATAGTGGtttgcctggtttaggtattgaTGTTCAGGGTTTTGGAAGTGGTCCCAATAATTTAAGTGGACCTTCAGCTTTTGGAGGGGCCCCTCAGAATTTTGGAAATGGACCTGGTACCTTGAGTGGCCCTCCAAGTTTTGGAGGTGGTCCACCGGGTCTTGGTAGTGCTGCTGGACATTTGAGTGGGCCACCAAACTTTGGTCCTGGGCCTGGAGCACTTCATATTGGGGGACCCCCTGGATTTGGAACAACTTCTGGAAAACCAGGCCCAACAGTTATTAAAGTTCAAAATATGCCCTTCACTGTTTCTGTTGATGaaattttagatttcttttatgGCTATCAAGTGATCCCAGGCTCGGTgtgtttaaaatataatgaaaaaggcATGCCCACAGGTGAAGCAATGGTTGCATTCGAGTCTCGTGATGAAGCCATGGCAGCTGTTGTTGATCTAAATGACAGACCTATAGGTTCAAGAAAAGTCAAACTTGTATTAGGGTAG